A part of Bacteroidales bacterium genomic DNA contains:
- a CDS encoding glycosyltransferase, with protein MKADISVVLGSYNRKPFLEKAIESVRNNNIHLPYEIIVVDGGSTDGSLP; from the coding sequence ATGAAGGCCGATATATCAGTAGTTTTGGGTTCGTATAATCGCAAGCCTTTTTTAGAGAAGGCTATTGAAAGCGTACGCAATAATAACATCCATCTACCCTATGAAATAATAGTTGTCGACGGGGGGTCAACTGATGGCTCTTTACCATGA